A DNA window from Kiritimatiellia bacterium contains the following coding sequences:
- a CDS encoding serine/threonine protein kinase: protein MSGEETISILADPVEKIACRKCNAHLDVSRLPSFSSVVCPQCGLKQMVPALLGQFLLLELLGAGGMGAVYKALDQALGRYVAIKVMKQAMGNDPQFVENFLREARAAAAINHRNVVQIYSCGQEKGQPYIVMELVSGGRLDEQIGRGDPLDETRVLEIGVGVAEGLKAAHDIGLIHGDIKPANILFDKDHTPKVADFGLARFIAWQQNRGGEVWGTPYYIAPEKARGQKEDHRSDIYSLGATLYHALGAKPPFDGQTATDVVLARLKNPAVSIRVVRPALQPETADVIGRMLEADPFMRYPTYPSLLTDLREAHRVAKLESGGHHRKEKKSSLAPVLGLVGGLLLLIIVLAVILVRVIKKPEEKPPAPVLPPTMRVGTPRTPTPATGTTAVVKPPDSGSTAVAAGPFPREMESAILAAMRQVTGGQADALRLQAKRLQTGLDTAGATVAWLQLLDAVGALASGNEAEAKPLLEALRSPLQAVAPEGADQGVLARTLASLLLNEATEDSVRKETAKWPPAYNDLAKLFSGLAALRRLDLVGAEAGFNAYAGATSSEPAWPYGLQAAARAWKEQVSGFRFQKESADEWMKHGQGAKARSTWEEFLRKTSPLFYPYVDAEVARARESEAQDAASRQAAEEKVRAEKIQADLDRLDAVRGANGPIVAQKDYRKALQNLLQAGPALQTPEGQKTLANIREIYERMDELKKFLMTRINAAPFPGAGTELGGTTIAADTTGIRVALGSHGELVRTWPEISVRMYMQMLGHYLSAPDVKEADRANLTLSIAVYCYENGGFRAAANYADQAVKLNPELKAKARSLMPDILPE, encoded by the coding sequence GTGTCCGGCGAAGAGACCATAAGCATCCTGGCGGATCCGGTCGAGAAGATCGCCTGCCGGAAATGCAACGCGCACCTGGACGTCAGCCGCCTGCCGTCTTTCTCCTCCGTCGTTTGCCCGCAATGCGGGCTGAAGCAGATGGTGCCCGCGCTGCTGGGCCAGTTCCTGCTGCTGGAACTGCTGGGCGCCGGCGGCATGGGGGCGGTGTACAAGGCGCTGGACCAGGCCCTCGGCCGCTACGTGGCCATCAAGGTCATGAAGCAGGCCATGGGCAACGACCCGCAGTTCGTGGAGAACTTCCTGCGCGAGGCCCGGGCCGCCGCCGCCATCAACCATCGCAACGTGGTGCAGATCTACTCCTGCGGCCAGGAGAAGGGCCAGCCGTACATCGTGATGGAACTTGTCAGCGGCGGCCGCCTGGACGAGCAGATCGGGCGGGGCGATCCGCTGGACGAAACCCGGGTGCTGGAGATCGGCGTCGGCGTGGCCGAGGGCCTCAAGGCGGCCCACGACATCGGGCTGATCCACGGCGACATCAAGCCGGCCAACATCCTGTTCGACAAGGATCACACGCCCAAGGTGGCCGATTTCGGCTTGGCGCGGTTCATTGCGTGGCAGCAGAACCGCGGCGGCGAGGTTTGGGGCACGCCCTATTACATCGCGCCCGAAAAGGCCCGCGGCCAGAAAGAGGACCACCGCTCGGACATCTACAGCCTCGGCGCCACCCTTTACCACGCCCTCGGGGCGAAGCCGCCGTTCGACGGGCAGACCGCGACCGACGTCGTGCTGGCCCGCCTGAAGAATCCCGCCGTCAGCATCCGCGTGGTGCGGCCCGCGCTGCAGCCCGAGACCGCCGACGTCATCGGGCGCATGCTCGAGGCGGACCCGTTCATGCGGTATCCCACGTATCCCTCGCTGTTGACCGACCTGCGCGAAGCGCACCGGGTGGCCAAGCTGGAAAGCGGCGGGCATCACCGGAAGGAAAAGAAGAGCTCGCTGGCCCCCGTGCTGGGCCTCGTCGGCGGGCTCCTCCTGCTCATCATTGTCCTCGCCGTGATCCTCGTCCGCGTGATTAAGAAGCCCGAGGAGAAGCCGCCCGCGCCCGTCCTGCCGCCGACGATGCGGGTCGGTACCCCCCGGACGCCGACCCCGGCCACGGGCACGACGGCCGTCGTAAAGCCGCCGGACTCCGGTTCGACGGCCGTCGCGGCCGGCCCGTTCCCGCGCGAGATGGAATCGGCCATTCTGGCCGCCATGCGCCAGGTGACCGGCGGGCAGGCGGATGCGCTGCGCCTGCAAGCGAAGCGGCTGCAGACGGGCTTGGACACGGCCGGCGCGACGGTGGCCTGGCTCCAGCTGCTGGACGCCGTCGGGGCGCTGGCGTCCGGGAACGAGGCCGAAGCCAAGCCCCTTCTCGAGGCGCTGCGAAGCCCGCTGCAGGCCGTGGCACCGGAGGGCGCCGATCAGGGCGTCCTCGCCCGGACGCTCGCCAGCCTCCTGCTGAACGAGGCTACCGAGGACAGCGTCAGGAAGGAGACCGCCAAGTGGCCGCCGGCCTACAACGATCTGGCCAAGCTCTTTTCCGGGCTGGCGGCGTTGCGCCGCCTGGACCTCGTCGGCGCGGAGGCCGGTTTCAACGCGTATGCCGGGGCCACGTCGAGCGAGCCTGCCTGGCCGTACGGGCTCCAGGCCGCCGCCCGGGCCTGGAAGGAACAGGTGTCCGGCTTCCGGTTCCAGAAGGAATCCGCGGACGAGTGGATGAAGCACGGTCAGGGCGCGAAGGCCCGGTCCACCTGGGAGGAGTTTCTCCGCAAAACGAGCCCGCTGTTCTATCCCTACGTGGACGCGGAGGTCGCCCGGGCCCGGGAAAGCGAGGCCCAGGATGCCGCGAGCCGCCAGGCCGCCGAGGAAAAAGTCCGCGCGGAGAAAATCCAGGCGGACCTGGACCGCCTCGATGCCGTGCGCGGGGCCAACGGGCCGATCGTCGCGCAGAAGGACTACCGCAAGGCGCTCCAGAACCTGCTGCAGGCCGGGCCGGCGCTGCAAACGCCCGAAGGCCAGAAAACCCTCGCGAACATCCGCGAAATCTACGAGCGGATGGACGAACTCAAGAAGTTTCTCATGACCCGCATCAACGCCGCGCCGTTCCCCGGCGCGGGCACGGAGCTGGGGGGCACGACGATCGCCGCCGACACCACGGGCATCCGGGTGGCGCTCGGCAGCCACGGGGAACTGGTGCGGACCTGGCCGGAGATCAGCGTCCGTATGTACATGCAGATGCTCGGCCATTACCTGTCCGCGCCCGACGTCAAGGAGGCGGACCGCGCCAACCTCACGCTCTCCATCGCCGTGTACTGCTACGAGAACGGCGGATTCCGGGCCGCGGCCAACTACGCGGACCAGGCGGTCAAGCTGAACCCGGAACTGAAGGCCAAGGCGCGCAGCCTGATGCCGGACATCCTGCCGGAGTAG
- the ligA gene encoding NAD-dependent DNA ligase LigA: MTRKQAEKRIAELRRELNRHNRLYYVEARPEISDREYDALYKELRDLEVQFPDLATPDSPTRRVGGEPLKEFRNVRHLVPMMSLDNTYDFDELREFDARVKKLLPGEEIEYVIEPKVDGVSVSLRYENGVFTLGATRGDGTTGDDISANLRTIRAIPLNLAGSLPERARGSSPLHKEESGGRSSRDAARAPPPLLEVRGEAYLPVEGFKKLNAQREKDGEELFANPRNACAGSLKQLDSRIVAARPLLAVFYAVGAHEGIAFETQAEVLESLKAFGLPTPQFWRRCADIEEVIAAAGDLQKIEAALPYEIDGAVVKVNRLAQWKKLGATAKAPRFAIAYKYSHEQARTKLKAITVQVGRTGTLTPVAELEPVFLAGSTISRATLHNEEEIRRKDIRVGDTVIIEKAGEVIPAVVAVVPEERPRGAKPFDLVKHLDGKCPACGGPIRRDPEFVAWRCENIACPMQLKRTLLHYASRRAMDIENLGEVLVNQLVDRGLVKDVADLYHLAAEPLAALERMAEKSAANVVEAVAASKDRELWRLVNGLGILHVGEGAARKLAAQFRDLDRLAAAGVEDLEKARDVGPVMAESIHDFFRNPRNRAVIEKLRKAGVNFEAGPESEAPASGGGLFDGKTVVVTGALKSYSREGIKDRLRAAGAKVTDSVSKKTDFLVVGEDAGSKLDKARTLGVKILDEAALEKML; the protein is encoded by the coding sequence ATGACGCGCAAACAGGCCGAGAAGCGGATCGCGGAACTCCGGCGGGAATTGAACCGCCACAACCGCCTCTACTACGTCGAGGCGCGCCCGGAGATATCCGACCGCGAGTACGACGCGCTGTACAAGGAACTCCGCGATCTCGAGGTGCAGTTTCCCGATCTCGCGACGCCCGACTCCCCGACCCGCCGCGTCGGCGGCGAGCCGCTCAAGGAGTTCCGGAACGTCCGCCACCTCGTCCCCATGATGTCGCTGGATAACACGTACGATTTCGACGAACTCCGCGAGTTTGACGCGCGTGTGAAAAAACTGCTGCCCGGCGAGGAAATCGAGTACGTCATTGAGCCCAAGGTCGACGGCGTCTCCGTCAGCCTGCGGTACGAGAACGGCGTCTTCACGCTCGGCGCCACCCGCGGCGACGGGACCACCGGCGACGACATCTCCGCCAACCTCCGCACCATCCGCGCCATTCCCCTGAATCTGGCCGGCTCGTTGCCGGAGCGGGCTCGCGGGAGCTCGCCCCTCCACAAAGAAGAATCTGGAGGGCGGAGCTCCCGCGACGCCGCCCGCGCGCCCCCCCCTCTCCTCGAAGTCCGCGGCGAGGCCTACCTGCCGGTCGAGGGCTTCAAGAAGCTCAACGCCCAGCGCGAGAAGGACGGCGAGGAACTTTTCGCCAATCCGCGCAACGCCTGCGCCGGCTCGCTCAAGCAGCTCGACTCGCGGATCGTCGCCGCGCGGCCGCTTTTGGCCGTGTTTTACGCGGTCGGCGCCCACGAGGGCATCGCCTTCGAGACACAGGCCGAGGTGCTCGAATCCCTCAAGGCCTTCGGGCTTCCGACCCCGCAGTTCTGGCGGCGCTGCGCGGATATCGAGGAGGTCATCGCCGCCGCCGGCGACTTGCAGAAGATCGAGGCGGCGCTTCCGTACGAGATCGACGGCGCCGTGGTCAAGGTCAACCGCCTCGCCCAGTGGAAGAAACTCGGCGCCACGGCCAAGGCCCCGCGCTTCGCGATCGCCTACAAGTACTCCCACGAGCAGGCCCGCACGAAACTCAAGGCCATCACCGTGCAGGTCGGCCGCACCGGCACCCTGACGCCCGTCGCCGAGCTGGAGCCGGTGTTTCTCGCCGGCTCGACGATCTCCCGCGCGACGCTCCATAACGAGGAGGAAATCCGGCGCAAGGACATCCGCGTCGGCGACACGGTGATCATCGAAAAGGCCGGCGAGGTCATCCCGGCCGTCGTCGCGGTCGTCCCGGAGGAGCGGCCGCGGGGCGCGAAGCCGTTCGATCTGGTGAAGCACCTGGACGGGAAATGCCCGGCCTGCGGCGGACCGATCCGGCGCGACCCGGAATTCGTCGCCTGGCGCTGCGAGAACATCGCGTGTCCCATGCAGCTCAAGCGCACCCTCCTGCACTACGCCTCGCGCCGGGCGATGGACATCGAGAACCTCGGCGAGGTGCTGGTCAACCAACTCGTGGACCGCGGCCTGGTGAAGGACGTGGCGGACCTGTACCATCTCGCGGCGGAGCCCCTGGCCGCCCTGGAGCGCATGGCGGAAAAATCCGCCGCGAACGTAGTCGAAGCCGTCGCGGCGAGCAAGGATCGGGAGTTGTGGCGGCTCGTCAACGGGTTGGGCATCCTGCACGTGGGGGAAGGCGCGGCGCGGAAGCTGGCCGCGCAGTTCCGCGACCTGGACCGCCTGGCCGCCGCGGGCGTCGAAGACCTGGAAAAGGCGCGCGACGTCGGGCCGGTGATGGCGGAGAGCATCCACGACTTCTTCCGCAATCCGCGCAACCGCGCCGTGATCGAGAAGCTCCGGAAAGCGGGCGTGAACTTCGAGGCCGGGCCCGAGAGCGAGGCCCCGGCCTCGGGCGGCGGGCTGTTCGACGGCAAGACCGTCGTCGTGACGGGCGCGCTAAAAAGCTATTCCCGCGAGGGGATCAAGGACCGGTTGCGCGCCGCCGGCGCGAAGGTGACGGACAGCGTCAGCAAGAAGACGGATTTCCTGGTCGTCGGCGAGGACGCCGGCTCGAAACTCGACAAGGCCCGGACCCTCGGCGTGAAGATTCTCGACGAAGCGGCGCTGGAAAAAATGCTGTAG
- a CDS encoding VanZ family protein has product MKALGPRLYYWLPPLAWAGAIFYLSSRPSFPRPLAYPHEDKVLHALFFGILALWLFRALSARLGLAAWRSAALAFVLASLYGGLDEIHQYFVPTRSMEAADWLADTAGAAVAVLAAWMVKTNRQRL; this is encoded by the coding sequence GTGAAGGCCCTTGGCCCCCGGCTCTATTACTGGCTGCCGCCGCTCGCCTGGGCGGGGGCGATCTTTTACTTGAGTTCGCGCCCCAGCTTCCCGCGCCCGCTGGCCTACCCGCACGAGGACAAGGTCCTCCATGCCCTCTTCTTCGGCATCCTCGCCCTGTGGCTCTTCCGCGCGCTTTCCGCCCGGCTGGGCCTGGCGGCCTGGCGCTCGGCCGCGCTCGCCTTTGTCCTGGCCTCGTTGTATGGTGGCCTGGACGAGATCCACCAGTATTTCGTGCCGACGCGGTCCATGGAGGCCGCGGATTGGCTGGCGGATACCGCCGGGGCCGCCGTGGCAGTCCTGGCGGCGTGGATGGTGAAAACGAATCGGCAGCGCCTGTAG
- a CDS encoding sulfite exporter TauE/SafE family protein — protein sequence MINVLLFVVLGLAAGALSGILGLGGGVFIVPALVMLFGYSQHLAQGTTLAMLVPPIGLLAAWTYFRHGHVNLAAAGWICLGFVLGGLLGAKIAVAVPALMLRRIFGVFLLLLSVRMIFLK from the coding sequence ATGATCAATGTACTGCTGTTCGTTGTCCTGGGCCTGGCGGCGGGCGCCTTGAGCGGCATCCTGGGCCTGGGCGGCGGGGTCTTCATCGTGCCCGCCCTGGTGATGCTCTTTGGTTACTCCCAGCACCTGGCCCAGGGCACGACGCTGGCGATGCTGGTGCCGCCCATCGGCTTACTCGCGGCCTGGACCTACTTTCGTCACGGCCATGTGAACCTGGCGGCGGCCGGCTGGATCTGCCTGGGGTTTGTGCTGGGCGGTCTGCTCGGCGCCAAGATCGCCGTCGCCGTGCCCGCCCTGATGCTGCGCCGGATTTTTGGTGTCTTCCTGTTGCTGCTTTCGGTGCGGATGATTTTCCTCAAATAA
- a CDS encoding CDP-alcohol phosphatidyltransferase family protein yields the protein MTAEYHGSHRMTLANRITILRILAVPVFILMLVYYTQGLARGQGEEIYRIAALVVFVAAASTDALDGYLARSRNEITHLGKILDPLADKALLLSSLILLTRPSLPALEPHIPVWFTLLVISRDVVLILGAAVIHAVAGAVVVKPRVVGKIATFFQMVTVAWVLMQGRPGWFAVWVDIAGVFTLVSGAWYLVDGLRQLEKHSGVPKPTAS from the coding sequence ATGACAGCGGAATACCATGGTTCACACCGCATGACGCTGGCCAACCGGATCACCATTCTGCGGATCCTGGCCGTGCCGGTGTTCATCCTGATGCTGGTCTACTACACGCAGGGCTTGGCCCGCGGCCAGGGGGAGGAGATCTACCGCATCGCGGCCCTGGTCGTGTTCGTGGCCGCGGCCAGCACGGACGCGCTGGACGGATACCTGGCGCGCTCCCGCAACGAAATCACGCACCTGGGAAAGATCCTCGATCCGCTGGCGGACAAGGCCTTGCTGCTCTCCTCCTTGATCCTGCTCACGAGGCCGTCGCTCCCGGCGCTGGAACCGCATATCCCGGTGTGGTTTACACTGCTCGTGATCAGCCGGGACGTGGTGCTGATCCTCGGCGCCGCGGTCATTCACGCCGTGGCCGGGGCCGTGGTCGTCAAGCCGCGCGTGGTCGGCAAGATCGCCACGTTCTTCCAGATGGTCACCGTCGCCTGGGTGCTCATGCAGGGCCGGCCAGGATGGTTTGCCGTCTGGGTCGACATCGCCGGCGTGTTCACGCTCGTCTCCGGCGCGTGGTACCTGGTCGACGGATTGCGCCAGCTCGAGAAGCACTCCGGCGTGCCGAAGCCGACGGCGTCATGA
- the der gene encoding ribosome biogenesis GTPase Der, with amino-acid sequence MSEPKTQRVVAIVGRPNVGKSALFNRLAGRRIAIVHEEPGVTRDRLECAAEWEGRRFELTDTGGLSTMDASAAANLFEAETQRQAELAIQEAAALILVVDVTAGVLPLDREVAGRLHRSGRVTVVAANKADHPGLDAQAAEFEELGFPVFPVSALHNRGLDALMTPVLAALPPPAEGAEGPPLKVAIVGRPNVGKSSYINKLLGSDRVIVSDVPGTTRDSIDVPFSVGAGESARRYLLIDTAGARKLGRAHTAVERFSLFRAQKSIERADVVVLMLDAEAGPGEQDKKLAAQILEHNKGCLLLVNKWDLAKGMKAEEYEAALRRVLPFLDFAPVLFVSSLTGYALRRSVEAIDRVAAQTQRRLTTGLLNRVLHDATARVQPPHIRGHRLKYYYATQTGTAPVTVRLFVNDPKRMTPAYRAYLIRELRSAFGLEGAPIAIQFKASHEPKEHGSSKT; translated from the coding sequence ATGAGCGAGCCGAAGACCCAGCGGGTCGTCGCGATTGTCGGCCGGCCGAACGTCGGCAAGTCGGCGCTCTTCAACCGCCTCGCCGGCCGGCGCATCGCCATCGTCCACGAGGAGCCCGGTGTCACGCGCGACCGGCTGGAGTGCGCCGCGGAATGGGAGGGCCGACGGTTCGAGCTGACGGACACCGGCGGGCTCTCGACGATGGACGCGTCCGCGGCCGCCAATCTCTTCGAAGCCGAAACGCAGCGCCAGGCGGAGCTGGCGATCCAGGAGGCCGCCGCGCTGATCCTCGTCGTGGACGTCACGGCCGGCGTCCTGCCGCTGGACCGCGAGGTGGCCGGGCGGCTGCACCGAAGCGGGCGCGTCACGGTCGTCGCCGCGAACAAGGCCGATCACCCGGGGCTGGACGCCCAGGCCGCCGAGTTCGAGGAACTCGGGTTCCCCGTGTTTCCCGTCTCCGCGCTGCACAACCGCGGCCTCGACGCGCTCATGACGCCCGTCCTCGCCGCCCTGCCGCCGCCCGCCGAGGGCGCCGAGGGCCCGCCCCTCAAGGTGGCGATCGTCGGCCGGCCGAACGTGGGCAAATCCTCTTATATCAACAAGTTGCTGGGCAGCGACCGGGTGATCGTATCCGACGTGCCGGGCACCACGCGCGACAGCATCGACGTCCCCTTCTCCGTCGGCGCCGGCGAATCCGCGCGGCGATACCTGCTGATCGACACCGCCGGCGCGCGGAAGCTCGGCCGCGCGCACACCGCGGTCGAGCGGTTCAGCCTGTTCCGCGCGCAGAAGAGCATCGAGCGCGCCGACGTGGTCGTGTTGATGCTCGACGCCGAGGCGGGGCCGGGCGAGCAGGACAAGAAACTCGCCGCGCAGATCCTGGAGCACAACAAGGGCTGCCTGCTGCTGGTCAACAAGTGGGATCTGGCCAAGGGGATGAAGGCGGAGGAGTACGAGGCCGCCTTGCGCCGCGTCCTGCCGTTCCTCGATTTTGCGCCGGTCCTGTTCGTATCCAGCCTGACGGGCTACGCGCTGCGGCGCAGCGTCGAGGCGATAGATCGCGTCGCCGCGCAGACGCAGCGGCGGCTGACCACCGGGCTGCTCAACCGGGTGCTTCACGACGCCACGGCGCGAGTCCAGCCGCCGCACATCCGCGGGCACCGCCTGAAGTACTACTACGCGACGCAGACCGGGACGGCGCCGGTGACCGTCCGCCTGTTCGTCAACGATCCCAAGCGCATGACGCCCGCTTACCGCGCGTACCTGATCCGCGAACTGCGGAGCGCGTTCGGCCTGGAGGGCGCGCCGATCGCAATCCAGTTCAAGGCCAGCCACGAGCCGAAAGAGCACGGCTCCTCCAAAACATAG